One genomic window of Magnolia sinica isolate HGM2019 chromosome 3, MsV1, whole genome shotgun sequence includes the following:
- the LOC131238507 gene encoding ribulose bisphosphate carboxylase/oxygenase activase 2, chloroplastic-like, with product MGSSISRYNLDNTMHGFYIAPAFMDKLVIHVSKNFMTLPNIKVPLILGIWGGKGQGKSFQCELVFAKMGIKLQAETYDG from the exons ATGGGAAGTTCCATTTCCAGGTACAACTTAGACAATACCATGCATGGTTTCTACATTGCCCCGGCTTTCATGGACAAGCTTGTTATCCACGTTAGCAAGAATTTCATGACCTTGCCTAACATTAAG GTTCCACTCATTCTGGGTATTTGGGGAGGGAAAGGTCAGGGAAAATCATTCCAATGTGAACTTGTCTTTGCCAAGATGGGAATCAA GTTGCAGGCAGAGACAtatgatggctag